A single region of the Acuticoccus sediminis genome encodes:
- a CDS encoding flavin reductase family protein, which yields MQIIVTDDGHLRLDDPRDFKRFSVGVRRRGAGAERALRPVARIEGEHAWVRPDDLRRLSPHAGEADWEAGFAAMIGFARKHGWVDSDGSVRAHIEERAEAAAEPAPAVPVEAGAFKSAMRNLAGGVTVVATGAGRTRLGLTATAVTSVSADPPSLLVCVNSASGCHDAILANGVFSVNLLRDCDDELALRFAGLSGLHGADRFDDARWRSGAGDVPLLADALCTMACALVSHHTVGSHGIFIGRVTETTDRPGHPLVNFQGRLLPLVASAPPDRVLVASSA from the coding sequence ATGCAGATCATTGTCACCGACGACGGCCATCTCCGCCTCGACGACCCGCGCGACTTCAAGCGCTTCTCCGTCGGCGTGCGCCGAAGGGGCGCCGGGGCCGAGCGGGCCCTACGTCCGGTCGCGCGGATCGAGGGCGAGCATGCGTGGGTCCGCCCGGATGATCTGCGCCGCCTCTCGCCCCACGCGGGCGAGGCGGACTGGGAGGCGGGCTTCGCGGCGATGATCGGCTTTGCCCGCAAGCACGGCTGGGTCGATTCCGATGGCAGCGTCCGGGCCCACATCGAGGAGCGCGCCGAAGCCGCCGCAGAGCCGGCGCCCGCCGTGCCGGTGGAGGCGGGGGCGTTCAAGTCGGCGATGCGCAACCTCGCCGGGGGCGTCACCGTCGTCGCCACCGGGGCGGGGCGCACGCGGCTCGGGCTGACGGCGACCGCCGTCACGTCCGTGTCGGCCGATCCCCCGTCGCTCCTCGTCTGCGTCAACAGCGCGTCCGGCTGCCATGACGCGATCCTCGCGAACGGCGTCTTCTCGGTGAATCTCCTGCGCGACTGCGACGACGAGCTCGCCCTGCGCTTCGCCGGCCTTTCGGGCCTGCACGGCGCCGACCGGTTCGACGACGCGCGGTGGCGCAGCGGCGCCGGGGACGTTCCGCTCCTCGCGGACGCGCTCTGCACGATGGCCTGCGCGCTGGTCTCCCACCACACGGTCGGAAGCCACGGCATCTTCATCGGCCGGGTCACCGAGACCACCGACCGGCCGGGCCACCCGCTGGTCAACTTCCAGGGCCGGCTGCTGCCGCTGGTCGCCTCGGCCCCGCCGGACCGCGTCCTCGTGGCAAGCAGCGCCTAG
- a CDS encoding LLM class flavin-dependent oxidoreductase: protein MDFGVFILAQQRGYHQAPDQVIRNSVEQTIAAEQAGFNNAWYAEHHFNNYSLSPSPLMMVAHCAGLTKTIRLGTAVCILPLYHPNRLLAEIGFADTVSNGRLDLGVGSGYQEFEFERFGVRLEDAGEIYSEYLDIIERGLSERIFSYDGKHIQIPPTSISVRTLQTPTPPIWIVSGNPRSLGRAVRDGHNMFVTALLNGKEALKGLRGKLEAVAADHGKDLADTPFGFLRCAYASDNAAEIDSYLDNARFQRRVSESLKYRRAQTDDGYMVKEVPGEKDMSLDEIRANLPVGSVNQVIDRMLEEIEILKPTQIALQTQLGDFDQKTMLRQIELWGTRIIPAIRSALGTGDAEPVRLRQTA from the coding sequence ATGGACTTTGGCGTCTTCATCCTGGCGCAGCAGCGCGGCTACCATCAGGCGCCGGACCAGGTCATCCGCAACTCCGTCGAGCAGACGATCGCGGCGGAGCAGGCCGGATTCAACAACGCCTGGTACGCCGAGCACCATTTCAACAACTACAGCCTCTCGCCCTCGCCGCTGATGATGGTCGCCCACTGCGCCGGCCTGACGAAGACGATCCGGCTCGGCACGGCGGTGTGCATCCTGCCGCTCTACCACCCCAACCGGCTGCTGGCGGAGATCGGCTTCGCCGACACGGTGTCCAACGGGCGACTCGATCTCGGTGTCGGCTCGGGCTATCAGGAGTTCGAGTTCGAGCGCTTCGGCGTCAGGCTCGAGGACGCCGGCGAGATCTACAGCGAGTACCTCGACATCATCGAGCGCGGCCTCTCCGAGCGCATCTTCTCCTACGACGGCAAGCACATCCAGATCCCGCCGACGTCGATCAGCGTGCGCACCCTGCAGACGCCGACGCCGCCGATCTGGATCGTCTCCGGCAACCCCCGCTCGCTCGGCCGTGCGGTGCGTGACGGGCACAACATGTTCGTCACCGCGCTGCTCAACGGCAAGGAGGCGCTGAAGGGGCTTCGGGGCAAGCTGGAGGCGGTCGCGGCCGACCACGGCAAGGACCTCGCCGACACGCCGTTCGGATTCCTGCGCTGCGCCTACGCCAGCGACAACGCGGCCGAGATCGACAGCTACCTCGACAATGCCCGCTTCCAGCGCCGCGTGTCGGAGAGCCTGAAATACCGCCGCGCCCAGACCGACGACGGCTACATGGTCAAGGAAGTGCCGGGCGAGAAGGACATGTCCCTCGACGAGATCCGGGCCAACCTGCCGGTGGGCAGCGTCAACCAGGTGATCGACCGGATGCTCGAGGAGATCGAGATCCTGAAGCCGACGCAGATCGCGCTGCAGACCCAGCTCGGCGACTTCGACCAGAAGACGATGCTGCGCCAGATCGAGCTCTGGGGGACCCGCATCATTCCCGCCATCCGCAGCGCCCTCGGCACCGGCGACGCCGAGCCGGTCCGGCTGCGCCAGACGGCCTGA
- a CDS encoding LysR family transcriptional regulator, whose amino-acid sequence MDRLKAMALFVDVARARSFTAAARAKNLSPSSVSRQITELEAGLGTQLLYRSTRFVDLTEAGALYFARVAQVLEDIADADAAATALQAAPTGTLHVHSRYLFGLVVLAPLLPQFQALYPEIMLELSLSERSSRLRDDAFDVDLRFRTPPDPGLVQDLVLPSERILVASPAYLEAGPSPVRPADLHAHRCLGYLMGREPIVWRFMHGAAYEELTIDTALKVDSGELLRRLVLGGHGIALLDDFTVRREMDEGRLVRLLADHRVTNTTFEGGVFAAYRETTYTPLKIKVFVDFLKERLAPSAAQAPA is encoded by the coding sequence ATGGACCGGCTGAAGGCGATGGCGCTGTTCGTGGACGTGGCCCGGGCGCGCAGCTTCACCGCCGCTGCGCGGGCGAAGAACCTGTCGCCCTCCTCCGTGTCACGCCAGATCACCGAGCTGGAGGCCGGGCTCGGCACGCAGCTCCTCTACCGCAGCACGCGCTTTGTCGACCTCACCGAGGCGGGCGCGCTCTATTTCGCGCGGGTCGCCCAGGTGCTGGAGGACATCGCCGACGCCGACGCTGCGGCGACCGCCCTCCAGGCGGCGCCGACGGGGACGCTGCACGTCCACTCCCGCTACCTCTTCGGTCTCGTGGTGCTGGCGCCGCTGCTGCCGCAGTTCCAGGCGCTCTACCCGGAGATCATGCTGGAGCTCAGCCTGTCGGAACGGTCCTCGCGGCTGCGCGACGACGCGTTCGACGTGGACCTGCGCTTTCGCACGCCGCCCGATCCCGGCCTGGTGCAGGACCTCGTACTCCCGAGCGAGCGCATCCTGGTCGCCTCGCCCGCCTACCTCGAGGCGGGGCCGTCGCCGGTGCGGCCGGCGGACCTGCACGCGCACCGCTGCCTCGGCTACCTGATGGGCCGGGAGCCGATCGTCTGGCGCTTCATGCACGGCGCCGCGTACGAGGAACTGACGATCGACACGGCGCTGAAGGTGGACAGCGGCGAGCTGCTGCGGCGCCTGGTGCTCGGCGGCCACGGCATCGCGCTGCTCGACGACTTCACGGTGCGCCGGGAGATGGACGAGGGGCGTCTCGTGCGGCTGCTGGCGGACCACCGGGTGACCAACACGACCTTCGAGGGCGGGGTCTTCGCCGCCTACCGCGAGACGACCTACACCCCGTTGAAGATCAAGGTCTTCGTGGACTTCCTGAAGGAACGGCTCGCCCCGTCCGCCGCTCAGGCGCCGGCGTAG
- a CDS encoding SMP-30/gluconolactonase/LRE family protein: MNGEIHRIGTTVDGLGESPVWDDAAQALVWVDALAGTVRRLDPRSGALEAFALPAPIGSVVLARDGTLVAALKDSLARLDPVTGEVRHVADIGIGHPDVRLNDGKVDRTGAFVFGSMHSHRADGEAPEGGLYRLAVDGTVERIGDPLGVANGPAFALDGRTLYIADSPRRVIWQFDYAGEGPLTNRQVFADLSPLSSGGDGATIDAAGFLWTALVRVGKIARFAPDGRLDRLIDLPVTHPTSLTFGGADLDVLYVTSISRSTGLSASEPWAGALLAVTGLGVRGLPADRYAGA; encoded by the coding sequence ATGAACGGCGAAATCCACCGCATTGGCACCACCGTTGACGGACTCGGTGAAAGTCCGGTCTGGGACGACGCGGCGCAGGCCCTCGTCTGGGTCGACGCCCTCGCCGGAACCGTCCGTCGGCTCGACCCGCGGTCGGGCGCACTGGAGGCGTTCGCGCTGCCGGCGCCGATCGGCTCCGTGGTGCTGGCGCGCGACGGCACGCTCGTCGCCGCGCTGAAGGACAGCCTCGCGCGCCTCGACCCCGTGACCGGCGAGGTGCGCCATGTGGCCGACATCGGCATCGGCCACCCCGACGTGCGGCTCAACGACGGCAAGGTGGACCGCACCGGCGCGTTCGTCTTCGGCAGCATGCACAGCCACCGCGCGGACGGCGAGGCGCCCGAAGGCGGGCTCTACCGCCTCGCCGTCGACGGCACGGTGGAACGGATCGGCGACCCCCTCGGCGTCGCCAACGGGCCGGCCTTCGCGCTCGACGGACGCACCCTCTACATCGCCGACAGCCCCCGCCGCGTGATCTGGCAGTTCGACTACGCCGGGGAGGGGCCGCTCACCAACCGGCAGGTCTTCGCCGACCTGTCGCCACTCTCCTCAGGCGGCGACGGCGCCACCATCGACGCGGCGGGCTTCCTCTGGACCGCGCTGGTGCGCGTCGGCAAGATCGCCCGGTTCGCGCCGGACGGGCGGCTGGACCGTCTCATCGACCTCCCCGTCACCCACCCGACGAGCCTCACCTTCGGCGGCGCGGACCTCGACGTCCTCTACGTGACCTCGATTTCCAGAAGCACCGGCCTCAGCGCGTCGGAGCCGTGGGCGGGGGCGCTGCTCGCCGTCACGGGCCTCGGCGTGCGCGGGCTGCCGGCTGACCGCTACGCCGGCGCCTGA
- a CDS encoding TetR/AcrR family transcriptional regulator, protein MATAVEIFAQKGYKGTSMREIADACQISKALLYHHFESKETMYERVTNEFGARLHAFVDAEVSSVTEPVEKLRAFMMASAEFFDRNRAGWVASASTFWNDPDRQAQTSRILRRDTFERKLRAIIQDAVDAGQIRADVDVATAGRLVLSTINWLHRWYDPHKGPPARDIVASYFDMIFEGLKQRD, encoded by the coding sequence ATGGCAACGGCCGTAGAGATCTTCGCCCAGAAAGGCTACAAGGGCACGTCGATGCGCGAGATCGCCGACGCGTGCCAGATCTCGAAGGCCCTGCTCTACCATCATTTCGAGAGCAAGGAGACGATGTACGAGCGGGTGACGAACGAGTTCGGCGCCCGTCTGCATGCATTCGTCGACGCCGAGGTGTCGTCGGTCACCGAACCTGTGGAGAAGCTGCGCGCCTTCATGATGGCGTCGGCGGAGTTCTTCGACCGCAACCGCGCGGGCTGGGTCGCCTCCGCCAGCACGTTCTGGAACGACCCCGACCGGCAGGCGCAGACCTCGCGGATCCTGCGGCGCGACACATTCGAACGAAAGCTGCGCGCGATCATCCAGGACGCCGTCGACGCCGGCCAGATCCGCGCCGACGTGGACGTCGCGACGGCCGGGCGTCTCGTCCTGTCGACGATCAACTGGCTGCACCGCTGGTACGACCCCCACAAGGGGCCGCCGGCCCGCGACATCGTCGCGAGCTACTTCGACATGATCTTCGAGGGGCTCAAGCAGCGGGACTGA
- a CDS encoding tripartite tricarboxylate transporter permease, which yields MIDLSGIASGLAIGFSVVLTPMGLLYCFFGVFLGTFIGVLPGIGPMATIAVLMPVTFHLDPTYGVIMLAGIYYGAAYGGSTASILLNLPGTASSAVTAIDGYPMAQKGRAGVALFITAIASFVGSMTGLVILIALSQPLSRLAIEFSAPEYFSLMLLGLLAASLLASRRPFKALAMIVFGLLLGLVGIDLNSGTSRYTFGLPQLFEGLSLVALAMGLFGLPELIANAGRGPLRQVDRSSITFRSMLPTREEWRRSWMPMARGAGVGSVFGTLPGTGGLIASFMSYTLEKRVARDPEEFGKGAIEGVCGPESANNAGVQTGFIPTLTLGVPGDAVMALILGVLMIHGIAPGPMLMVDQPNLFWGLIVSFGVGNILLLVLNIPLIGLWVRVLTIPFNILFPTIVVLICIGVYTVNYSTTDIFTVMAFGIVGFGMRRLGFEPAPVILGCVLGPLMEENFRRSLVLSGGDFSHFVERPISATLLGACLLLVLWTIAKRVLRGRRSEPYEAVSDPSA from the coding sequence GTGATCGACCTGTCAGGCATTGCGAGCGGGCTGGCCATCGGCTTCAGCGTCGTCCTGACGCCGATGGGACTTCTGTACTGCTTCTTCGGCGTGTTCCTCGGCACCTTCATCGGCGTCCTGCCCGGCATCGGGCCGATGGCGACGATCGCGGTCCTGATGCCGGTGACGTTCCACCTCGACCCGACCTATGGCGTCATCATGCTGGCGGGGATCTACTACGGGGCGGCCTACGGCGGCTCCACCGCGTCGATCCTCCTCAATCTGCCGGGCACCGCCTCGAGTGCGGTGACGGCGATCGACGGCTATCCCATGGCGCAGAAGGGGCGGGCCGGCGTCGCGCTCTTCATCACCGCCATCGCCTCCTTCGTCGGCAGCATGACCGGGCTCGTCATCCTCATCGCGCTGTCGCAGCCGCTGTCGCGCCTCGCCATCGAGTTCAGCGCGCCGGAGTACTTCTCGCTGATGCTGCTGGGGCTGCTTGCGGCCTCGCTGCTGGCGAGCCGGCGGCCCTTCAAGGCGCTGGCGATGATCGTCTTCGGACTCCTGCTGGGTCTCGTCGGCATCGACCTCAACAGCGGCACCTCGCGCTACACCTTCGGCCTGCCGCAGCTCTTCGAGGGGCTGTCGCTGGTGGCGCTGGCGATGGGCCTCTTCGGACTGCCAGAGCTGATCGCCAATGCCGGGCGGGGGCCTCTGCGTCAGGTCGACCGCAGCTCGATCACCTTCCGCTCGATGCTGCCGACGCGCGAGGAATGGCGCCGCTCGTGGATGCCGATGGCCCGCGGGGCGGGTGTCGGCTCGGTGTTCGGCACGCTGCCTGGGACCGGCGGCCTCATCGCCTCGTTCATGTCCTACACGCTGGAAAAGCGGGTCGCGCGCGACCCGGAGGAGTTCGGCAAGGGGGCGATCGAGGGCGTCTGCGGTCCGGAGTCGGCCAACAACGCCGGCGTGCAGACGGGCTTCATCCCGACGCTCACGCTCGGCGTGCCGGGCGACGCGGTGATGGCGCTCATCCTCGGCGTCCTGATGATCCACGGCATCGCGCCCGGGCCGATGCTGATGGTCGATCAGCCGAACCTCTTCTGGGGGCTGATCGTCAGCTTCGGCGTCGGCAACATCCTGCTTCTCGTCCTCAACATCCCGCTGATCGGGCTGTGGGTACGGGTGCTGACGATCCCGTTCAACATCCTCTTCCCGACGATCGTCGTGCTGATCTGCATCGGTGTCTACACCGTCAACTATTCGACGACGGACATCTTCACGGTGATGGCCTTCGGGATCGTCGGCTTCGGCATGCGGCGGCTGGGCTTCGAGCCGGCGCCGGTGATCCTCGGCTGCGTTTTGGGGCCGTTGATGGAGGAGAACTTCCGCCGCTCGCTGGTCCTCTCCGGCGGCGACTTCAGCCACTTCGTCGAGCGGCCGATCAGCGCGACGCTGCTGGGGGCCTGCCTTCTCCTGGTGCTGTGGACCATCGCCAAGCGCGTCCTGCGCGGGCGGCGGTCCGAGCCCTACGAGGCGGTGAGCGACCCGAGCGCCTGA
- a CDS encoding tripartite tricarboxylate transporter TctB family protein: MTSHHDIDGRRAGDSGSILRDFDFAQMSKVDIVAGLCVIAIGVFALVEALNYPFGSTRNMGPGYFPTVLSVAMIAIGIGIILVEARAPSEGEESAGGFDLTTLRSLITNMAGFTAFALLIERAGLLVAAAVAVFLASRASPATSLLRSLVLSVAVAGMCGLVFVYGLHLQMRLLP, encoded by the coding sequence GTGACATCACACCACGACATCGACGGTCGGCGGGCCGGAGACAGCGGATCGATCCTGCGCGACTTCGACTTCGCGCAGATGTCGAAGGTCGACATCGTCGCCGGCCTCTGCGTCATCGCGATCGGCGTGTTCGCGCTGGTGGAAGCGCTGAACTACCCGTTCGGCTCGACCCGCAACATGGGGCCGGGCTACTTCCCGACCGTGCTCAGCGTCGCCATGATCGCGATCGGCATCGGCATCATCCTCGTCGAGGCGCGCGCGCCGTCCGAGGGCGAGGAGAGCGCCGGCGGGTTCGACCTCACCACGCTCCGCTCGCTGATCACCAACATGGCCGGCTTCACCGCATTCGCGCTGCTGATCGAGCGGGCGGGCCTTCTCGTCGCCGCGGCCGTCGCGGTCTTCCTCGCCAGCCGGGCAAGCCCGGCGACGTCGCTGCTGCGTTCGCTCGTCCTCTCGGTGGCCGTGGCGGGGATGTGCGGCCTCGTCTTCGTCTACGGGCTGCACCTGCAGATGAGACTCCTGCCGTGA
- a CDS encoding carboxymuconolactone decarboxylase family protein, with protein sequence MMDADLTPDQRRRKDAFIAARGYWRPWTDVLLRTHPEFLERYARYAARPAEAGPLPARTVELVYVALDASATHLFASGLALHIGLALDKGARVAEIADVLRLATAQGLHGTFGGVRLLMDELAATGASRETALTPEQAALKTRCGELLGECPDALDLLLRDDPVYVERLLDLLDCPAPGEGLDETTRDLIDIALACCFTGYDEAAGRAAIRRALAHGVEVPAILQVLKMTAHLGVHACSVGLPALAAEANARASP encoded by the coding sequence ATGATGGACGCCGACCTCACCCCGGACCAGCGCCGGCGCAAGGACGCCTTCATCGCCGCCCGCGGCTACTGGCGGCCCTGGACGGACGTGCTCCTGCGCACCCACCCGGAGTTCCTCGAGCGTTACGCCCGCTACGCGGCGCGGCCCGCCGAGGCGGGACCCCTCCCGGCCCGGACGGTGGAGCTCGTCTACGTCGCCCTCGACGCGTCGGCGACGCACCTCTTCGCCAGCGGCCTCGCCCTCCACATCGGCCTCGCGCTCGACAAGGGGGCGCGGGTCGCCGAGATCGCGGACGTCCTCCGCCTCGCGACCGCTCAGGGGCTCCACGGCACGTTCGGCGGGGTGCGCCTCCTCATGGACGAGCTCGCCGCCACCGGGGCGAGCCGCGAGACGGCGCTGACCCCGGAGCAGGCCGCCCTCAAAACGCGCTGCGGCGAGCTTCTCGGCGAGTGCCCCGACGCGCTGGACCTGCTCCTGCGCGACGATCCCGTCTACGTCGAGCGGCTGCTGGACCTTCTCGACTGTCCGGCGCCCGGCGAGGGGCTGGACGAGACGACGCGGGACCTTATCGACATTGCCCTCGCATGCTGCTTCACCGGCTACGACGAGGCGGCCGGACGGGCCGCCATTCGCCGGGCGCTCGCCCACGGCGTGGAGGTTCCGGCCATTCTGCAGGTGCTGAAGATGACCGCCCACCTCGGGGTGCACGCCTGCTCGGTCGGCCTGCCCGCGCTCGCCGCGGAGGCGAACGCCCGCGCCAGCCCCTGA
- a CDS encoding SDR family oxidoreductase — translation MTRAGQGVLVTGAASGIGWATARRLAASGARVMLADIDGARVEARAAELGPGHSAFAVDLADTAAARSMVGACVEAFGRIDVLVNNAGVTDSSGRTLEEQSPAAFARLMAINLEAALAASREALVRMGATGGGAIVNVASGAAFRAIPYRSAYSASKAGVLEMTRRLASVASGSGVRVNAVAPGFIRTELIAALIAEGRLDPAAAIAKVPLGRMGETGEIAAVIDFLSSPRARGLLGTTLVADGGSQAYGGSGPACRVTPPAHDRDDGPGTVAVLARPGALGDASAAALERGGATVVRLDTGAAGAATLADRLGGSIPAGTRLSGVLHLRDAHDDGPSAVLAAAQASGPLLRHGGGAFVTLVYDWPDDDDATDAASREAGVAMLARTLACEWGGRGVRANTITLPARADPAADEVADVAAFLLSRDAAFVTGAQLPVAAETGMVTGDAR, via the coding sequence ATGACGCGCGCGGGGCAGGGTGTGCTCGTGACGGGAGCGGCGAGCGGAATCGGCTGGGCGACGGCCCGCCGCCTCGCCGCCTCCGGCGCGCGCGTCATGCTGGCCGATATCGACGGCGCCCGCGTCGAGGCGCGCGCCGCCGAACTCGGGCCCGGGCACAGTGCATTCGCCGTCGACCTCGCCGACACCGCCGCCGCGCGGTCGATGGTCGGTGCCTGCGTCGAGGCTTTCGGGCGCATCGACGTCCTCGTCAACAACGCCGGCGTCACCGACAGCAGCGGGCGCACCCTGGAGGAGCAGTCCCCGGCGGCGTTCGCCCGGCTGATGGCGATCAACCTCGAGGCCGCGCTCGCCGCGAGCCGCGAGGCGCTCGTGCGGATGGGCGCCACAGGCGGCGGGGCGATCGTCAACGTCGCCTCGGGCGCGGCCTTCCGGGCGATCCCCTATCGCAGCGCCTACAGCGCGTCGAAGGCGGGGGTGCTGGAGATGACCCGGCGCCTCGCATCCGTCGCGTCCGGCTCCGGCGTGCGCGTCAACGCCGTCGCGCCGGGCTTCATCCGTACGGAGCTGATCGCCGCGCTGATCGCGGAAGGGCGGCTCGACCCGGCGGCGGCCATCGCCAAGGTGCCGCTCGGCCGCATGGGCGAGACCGGGGAGATCGCCGCGGTGATCGACTTCCTGTCGTCGCCGCGCGCCCGGGGGCTGCTCGGAACGACGCTCGTCGCCGACGGCGGCTCACAGGCCTACGGCGGCAGCGGACCCGCCTGCCGCGTCACACCGCCCGCCCACGACCGAGACGACGGGCCGGGCACCGTCGCGGTCCTCGCCCGGCCCGGCGCGCTCGGCGACGCATCGGCCGCGGCGCTGGAGCGCGGCGGCGCGACCGTCGTCCGCCTCGACACCGGCGCGGCCGGTGCGGCGACACTGGCAGACCGTCTGGGCGGCTCGATCCCGGCCGGCACCCGCCTGTCCGGCGTCCTCCACCTGCGCGACGCGCACGATGACGGGCCGTCAGCGGTGCTGGCGGCGGCGCAGGCGTCCGGCCCGCTGCTTCGGCACGGCGGCGGCGCCTTCGTCACCCTGGTCTACGACTGGCCGGACGACGACGACGCCACCGACGCCGCCAGCCGCGAGGCCGGGGTCGCCATGCTGGCCCGCACCCTTGCATGCGAGTGGGGCGGCCGCGGCGTGCGCGCCAATACCATCACGCTGCCCGCCCGGGCGGACCCGGCGGCCGACGAGGTCGCGGACGTCGCCGCCTTCCTGCTGTCGCGCGACGCCGCCTTCGTCACCGGCGCGCAGTTGCCCGTCGCGGCGGAGACCGGCATGGTCACGGGAGACGCGCGATGA
- a CDS encoding SDR family NAD(P)-dependent oxidoreductase, translated as MSLKLDGKNAFVTGAGNGIGRATARKLAAAGATVAVNDLKEEFVAATVEEILRAGGRAVPVVKNMATREGVHEAIAGFAETAGPLDVLVNNAAWVRYQAVPDIAPETMDRMLDIGFKAVVWGIQAAASVMEEARGGAIVNVASTAGFRSAPRSIVYSGIKAGVMGITRAAAAELGPRGIRVNAVAPSAVPTEGTQRNRNEERDARRIASTPLGRLGTVDDIADAIVMLSSDYARFITAEVLYVDGGITRTNL; from the coding sequence ATGTCGCTGAAACTGGACGGGAAGAACGCCTTCGTGACGGGTGCCGGCAACGGCATCGGTCGCGCGACGGCGCGCAAGCTCGCCGCCGCCGGGGCGACCGTCGCCGTCAACGACCTGAAGGAGGAGTTCGTCGCCGCGACCGTCGAGGAGATCCTGCGCGCGGGTGGCCGCGCCGTCCCGGTGGTGAAGAACATGGCGACGCGCGAAGGTGTCCACGAGGCGATCGCCGGCTTCGCCGAGACCGCCGGTCCGCTCGACGTCCTCGTCAACAACGCCGCCTGGGTGCGCTACCAGGCGGTGCCGGACATCGCGCCGGAGACCATGGACCGGATGCTCGACATCGGCTTCAAGGCCGTCGTCTGGGGCATCCAGGCCGCGGCGAGCGTGATGGAGGAGGCGCGCGGTGGCGCCATCGTCAACGTCGCGTCGACCGCCGGCTTCCGCTCGGCCCCGCGCAGCATCGTCTACAGCGGCATCAAGGCGGGCGTGATGGGCATCACCCGCGCCGCCGCCGCGGAGCTCGGACCCCGCGGCATCCGCGTCAACGCGGTCGCGCCGTCCGCCGTCCCGACCGAGGGCACCCAGCGCAACCGCAACGAGGAGCGCGACGCCAGGCGCATCGCATCGACGCCCCTCGGCCGCCTCGGCACCGTCGACGACATCGCCGACGCCATCGTGATGCTGTCCTCCGACTACGCGCGCTTCATCACCGCCGAGGTGCTCTACGTCGACGGCGGCATCACGCGGACGAACCTCTAG
- a CDS encoding acyl-CoA dehydrogenase family protein, with amino-acid sequence MSFDTETLTPDDFADSAAAVMDACAGRDLGEAAAALGEAGMTGILAGEAVGGLGLPMRYAVPVLTTAGARRLEVPLLEALLVARALESVDAALAADVVTGGTVATVAWDGALSLRPGGAFRVDGCVGGAIAATRCGVVLAATEDGAGVLLRTGQAGVTVEEHPSLDVDRRACIVTCDGADVPAGRIVPAEAMTRLALDASIGRAAIAIGCADAAMAMTVEHTTTRKQFGKTLAANQSLRHALARQLMNIEGARALLRMAAARDAADPTEARAAEVEALRGAVETVEKAIQLHGGMGFTWEVPLHRYLRWVRDLQAQGNVDAALLALGTDFIAARAAASAAAPAAL; translated from the coding sequence ATGAGCTTCGACACCGAGACCCTCACCCCCGACGATTTCGCCGACAGCGCCGCCGCCGTGATGGACGCGTGCGCCGGGCGCGACCTCGGCGAGGCCGCCGCCGCACTGGGCGAGGCCGGCATGACGGGCATCCTCGCCGGCGAGGCGGTCGGCGGGCTCGGCCTGCCGATGCGCTACGCGGTGCCGGTCCTGACGACCGCCGGCGCCCGCCGGCTCGAGGTTCCGCTCCTCGAGGCGCTGCTTGTGGCCCGTGCCCTCGAGAGCGTCGACGCGGCGCTGGCGGCGGACGTGGTGACGGGCGGCACCGTCGCCACCGTCGCCTGGGACGGCGCTCTTTCGCTCCGGCCGGGCGGCGCGTTCCGCGTCGACGGATGCGTCGGCGGGGCGATCGCGGCGACCCGCTGCGGTGTCGTCCTCGCCGCGACCGAGGACGGGGCCGGTGTTCTCCTGCGAACCGGTCAGGCCGGCGTCACGGTGGAGGAGCACCCGTCGCTCGACGTCGACCGGCGGGCCTGCATCGTCACGTGCGACGGCGCGGACGTCCCCGCCGGGCGAATCGTTCCGGCCGAGGCGATGACACGCCTCGCCCTCGACGCCTCGATCGGGCGGGCGGCCATCGCCATCGGCTGCGCGGACGCCGCGATGGCGATGACCGTGGAGCACACGACGACGCGCAAGCAGTTCGGCAAGACCCTCGCCGCCAACCAGTCGCTCCGCCACGCCCTGGCCCGGCAGCTCATGAACATCGAGGGCGCGCGGGCGCTCCTGCGGATGGCCGCCGCGCGCGACGCCGCCGACCCGACCGAAGCGCGTGCCGCCGAGGTCGAGGCGCTGCGTGGCGCCGTCGAGACCGTCGAGAAGGCCATCCAGCTCCATGGCGGCATGGGCTTTACCTGGGAGGTGCCGCTCCACCGCTACCTGCGCTGGGTCCGGGACCTTCAGGCGCAGGGGAACGTCGACGCCGCGCTGCTGGCGCTCGGGACGGACTTCATCGCCGCGCGGGCCGCGGCCTCGGCAGCCGCTCCGGCGGCGCTCTAG